In Thunnus maccoyii chromosome 3, fThuMac1.1, whole genome shotgun sequence, the following proteins share a genomic window:
- the si:dkey-156n14.3 gene encoding zinc finger protein ZXDC, whose amino-acid sequence MEIQGLSDAQNIHSQHGALHCTTSSPLRSATGSIPRFISTENEADRLLESPEPQRDNNNNTRPRTSPFRLLAENGSGADCSTVSKPQPTDKKHLLDDRPSPALRNVNTEKENELNALFAPQEFVRTAWKYGVESGDTVMQMALPLFEGEEEPMPQRQQTFPVLRQQREDGASKQPSLASHSAAAPGSSNTAHRADRNTQELYVVFNVVQDDGNGEANKHRADVSCKDGDKMKGKTPECSKASSCGPMEVGNSSNVILRESNDNLNCLEAQALKKTEHVYNLLNDNCTAVNAKQTDYYHTVEDVVLTNKYGDKICGQICTENNEGKLARELSSQSRIDESSALISGNSSIVEAMDTSDFISDPVGLQDSVNPVTASTSPPASETFSGTITINNQSIIVTIENGILTLAAPPEGYVHKEDDMVSLKEHLGMKDHEDIVLLNYDSGTKSIGKISTLAVSSSSQQEEPRPGVSVSDSELALVDDCSLSELGTSLDSCPIVKQEAGVLCAVTEADLVTPSPKATVTDCDNEDFQSVQLFRSKKETVASFGCPEAGCSFTFDTRQKLKVHLLNHAEDPRPYQCTVEGCGWAFATSYKLKRHLQSHDKQRPHTCQFEGCGRRFTTVYNLKAHVKVHEQDNAFICEICSERFRSATRLTNHQRVHFEPQRPHKCEFPGCEKTFITFSALFSHNRTHFRETGHFTCTYPGCDKTYDKACRLKIHLRSHTGERPFVCDSEGCGWSFTSMSKLLRHKRKHDDDRRFVCTEEGCGKSFTRAEHLKGHSITHLGTKPFQCHAEGCNAKFSARSSLYIHSKKHKQDASTLRTRCPVANCSKHFSSRSSLKSHMLKHHHLSPDVLSQMETTPTLTPSSELISSTPTTVAGPGIAGGDQLTNLDLSSLFSSVPGGTAPTAGIGVGIPVGGSSSNGTFTMDLSLVSSGILTIDPSSVGTALSASANTTLAKAVDPLILAASADMGPHHGLEGTVGDVLPPQGTLNLDDVQTVTPEALGTLTALTMQGPGASVDPTLQHPLSSSSALSVEPTASLAVAPVAELLASPSKVVEVGGQGGAGPLLGCVEVLGPQEGAKVLTQFVFPGHSSSFSPQKDPELSAVSPSSFLESGGSARTDYRAIQLAKKKKQIGPSASSGGSGSSQRKTKGVKSSSASAPLASSGARYGEGAAAANGGLTLRDPVTGAQYVQIQLLQDDPASDGDLAFQLSSQPSSSHSQLTVDLPVNILQEPSVMTEDDNGSDNSQFTGSTINLQDLE is encoded by the exons ATGGAAATCCAGGGGCTTTCTGATGCCCAAAACATTCACTCGCAACATGGCGCCCTACACTGTACCACTTCGTCTCCACTTCGATCAGCAACAGGGTCGATACCTCGGTTTATTTCCACCGAAAATGAAGCGGATAGACTACTGGAGTCGCCTGAACCTCAAagggacaacaacaacaacaccaggCCGAGGACATCTCCGTTTCGCCTACTGGCGGAAAATGGTAGCGGGGCGGACTGCTCGACTGTCAGCAAACCGCAACCAACCGATAAGAAACATTTGCTGGACGACAGACCCAGTCCTGCACTTCGTAAcgtgaacacagagaaagaaaatgagctAAACGCACTGTTTGCTCCGCAGGAGTTTGTTAGGACTGCCTGGAAGTACGGGGTAGAAAGCGGGGATACTGTAATGCAAATGGCGCTGCCTCTGTTTGAAGGGGAAGAGGAACCGATGCCGCAGCGGCAGCAAACGTTTCCAGTTTTACGGCAGCAGCGTGAGGACGGCGCCTCCAAGCAGCCTTCACTGGCCAGCCACAGCGCTGCTGCGCCGGGGAGCTCCAACACCGCACACAGGGCGGACAGAAACACCCAGGaactatatgttgtttttaatgtcgTACAAGATGATGGCAACGGGGAGGCAAACAAACACCGAGCGGATGTATCATGTAAGGATGGCGATAAAATGAAAGGTAAAACGCCAGAGTGCTCTAAAGCAAGTTCCTGTGGCCCCATGGAGGTTGGAAACAGCAGTAACGTTATTCTGCGTGAATCTAATGACAACTTGAACTGTCTTGAAGCTCAGGCCTTGAAAAAAACTGAGCATGTTTATAATTTACTAAACGACAATTGTACCGCGGTTAATGCTAAACAGACGGACTATTATCACACTGTCGAAGACGTTGTTTTGACAAACAAATATGGCGATAAGATCTGTGGCCAGATTTGTACCGAAAACAATGAAGGCAAACTGGCCCGGGAGCTGTCGTCGCAGTCCCGTATTGACGAGAGCAGTGCCTTGATTTCAGGGAACTCGAGCATTGTGGAAGCCATGGACACTTCTGACTTCATTTCAGACCCAGTGGGGCTGCAGGACAGTGTAAACCCGGTCACGGCCTCCACAAGTCCGCCTGCTAGCGAAACATTTTCCGGTACTATCACGATAAACAACCAAAGCATCATAGTGACCATAGAGAACGGGATACTGACTCTTGCTGCCCCGCCAGAGGGCTATGTTCACAAAGAGGATGACATGGTCAGCTTGAAGGAGCATCTAGGTATGAAAGACCATGAGGATATTGTTCTTCTCAACTATGACAGTGGCACTAAATCCATCGGGAAGATCAGCACGTTGGCAGTGTCCAGCTCCAGCCAGCAGGAAGAACCCAGGCCCGGGGTGTCTGTGAGTGACTCTGAGCTGGCTCTGGTGGATGACTGTTCCCTGTCTGAGCTGGGCACCTCTCTGGACTCCTGTCCCATCGTCAAGCAGGAGGCAGGGGTGCTGTGTGCTGTAACAGAGGCTGATCTGGTCACACCATCCCCTAAAGCCACTGTCACAGACTGTGACAACGAGGACTTCCAGTCTGTCCAGCTATTCAGGTCCAAGAAAGAGACTGTAGCCTCTTTTGGCTGTCCAGAAGCCGGCTGCTCCTTTACTTTTGACACTCGACAGAAACTCAAGGTTCACCTCCTGAACCACGCAGAGGACCCACGCCCCTACCAGTGCACTGTGGAGGGCTGCGGCTGGGCTTTTGCCACCTCCTACAAGCTTAAGCGGCATCTTCAGTCCCATGACAAGCAGCGGCCACACACCTGTCAGTTTGAAGGCTGCGGACGACGTTTCACCACGGTCTACAACCTGAAGGCTCATGTCAAAGTCCATGAGCAGGATAATGCCTTCATCTGTGAGATCTGCAGCGAGAGGTTTCGCAGTGCTACACGACTCACCAATCACCAGAGGGTCCACTTTGAGCCCCAGAGGCCCCACAAGTGTGAATTCCCAG gCTGTGAGAAAACATTCATCACCTTCAGTGCCCTCTTCTCCCACAATCGCACTCACTTCAGAGAAACTGGCCACTTCACCTGCACCTACCCAGGCTGCGACAAGACGTACGACAAGGCCTGTCGCCTCAAGATTCATTTGAGAAGTCACACCG GTGAGAGGCCGTTTGTCTGTGACTCCGAGGGCTGTGGTTGGTCCTTTACTAGTATGTCAAAGCTGCTCCGACACAAACG GAAACATGATGATGATCGCCGTTTCGTCTGCACAGAGGAAGGTTGTGGGAAGTCATTCACCCGGGCAGAGCATCTCAAGGGTCACAGTATCACCCATCTGGGCACCAAACCCTTCCAGTGCCATGCAGAAG GTTGTAATGCCAAGTTCTCAGCTCGCAGCAGCCTGTACATCCACTCCAAGAAACATAAGCAGGACGCCAGCACCCTGAGGACCCGCTGTCCCGTGGCCAACTGCTCCAAGCACTTCTCCTCCCGCAGCAGCCTTAAGAGCCACATGCTCAAACACCACCACCTCAGTCCTG ATGTTCTGAGTCAGATGGAGACCACACCCACTCTGACCCCCAGCAGCGAGCTCATCAGCTCCACCCCAACAACAGTTGCTGGGCCTGGTATTGCCGGGGGGGACCAGCTGACTAACTTGGACCTGAGTTCTCTTTTCTCCAGCGTGCCCGGAGGCACCGCGCCCACCGCTGGTATCGGAGTGGGAATTCCCGTGGGTGGGAGCAGCTCTAATGGCACTTTCACCATGGACCTGTCCCTGGTGAGCTCAGGCATCCTTACCATCGACCCCTCCTCAGTTGGCACCGCACTCAGCGCCAGCGCCAACACCACGTTGGCCAAGGCTGTGGACCCTCTCATCCTCGCAGCCAGTGCTGACATGGGTCCCCACCACGGTCTGGAGGGAACGGTGGGTGACGTCCTGCCACCACAGGGCACCCTCAATCTGGATGATGTGCAGACTGTCACCCCTGAGGCCCTGGGAACACTCACGGCTCTCACCATGCAGGGCCCCGGTGCCTCTGTGGACCCCACCCTGCAGCACCCACTTAGCTCCTCCAGTGCTCTGAGCGTGGAGCCCACAGCCTCCCTGGCCGTGGCCCCTGTCGCCGAGCTGCTAGCCTCACCCTCTAaggtggtggaggtgggtgGCCAGGGAGGAGCAGGGCCTCTGCTGGGCTGTGTGGAGGTGCTGGGACCTCAGGAGGGAGCAAAAGTCCTCACACAGTTTGTTTTCCCCggtcacagcagcagcttcagtccacAGAAAGACCCGGAGCTCAGCGCAGTGTCACCAAGCAGCTTCCTG GAGAGTGGAGGCTCAGCCAGGACTGACTACAGAGCCATCCAGCTGGccaagaaaaagaagcagataGGCCCCTCAGCCTCCtctg GGGGTTCAGGATCGAGTCAGAGAAAAACTAAGGGAGTGAAGTCTTCCTCTGCTTCAGCACCGCTGGCTTCCTCTGGTGCTCGTTATGGTGAGggagctgcagcagccaatGGGGGCCTGACTCTGCGCGACCCCGTCACCGGGGCCCAGTATGTCCAgattcagctgctgcag gacgACCCAGCCAGTGATGGAGACCTGGCCTTCCAGCTGAGCTCTCAGCCCTCCAGCTCCCACTCCCAGCTCACTGTCGACCTGCCTGTCAACATTTTacaa GAACCTTCAGTGATGACAGAGGACGACAACGGCTCCGACAACTCGCAGTTCACAGGAAGCACAATCAACCTCCAGGACTTGGAATGA